The sequence below is a genomic window from Archocentrus centrarchus isolate MPI-CPG fArcCen1 chromosome 18 unlocalized genomic scaffold, fArcCen1 scaffold_23_ctg1, whole genome shotgun sequence.
GCAGTCATGCATTTTTTGGCATGTAAAACGCAGACAGGAAGTGCCTCTAAAAGCTGACTGGCCTCCCTGACTCCCTCCCAGGGTGCTGCTTATCTTACAGTGCCCAACACTGCTGAATCACAGCATGAATTGGTGGTTGGAAACAGCCACATTTATTCAAATTCTTCATTTTAGTGCAGGTTCAATGTAGCTGgtacattttgatgctgaaatgCTTGTACAATTAAGGTTTTTGGCTTTTACTCAAATGATCACAATATTAAATTATGAAGTTAACAGTTGATGCTAAAACATTTTTCAGGTTCTTCTCATGCAGTGCCACTTTTTACGTAGCACATCTAGATGATGGCACAGGGATGCACCTGAGCCCAAAAATTGCAGCTTTTGCAACAATGTTTTGTGCTGTACTTACTTGTGATCCAACACTCATATTGCACTTAGATGTACAGAGAAATCACAGGAAATGCAGGCAGTAATAAAAAGACTTCACACAGCTGGGACTTCAGCTGGGACCTGCCACTGGCGTATGTTAATATGTACCTACACCAGTGTCAATCCATCATAGCAGAACTGCACCTTAACatgccacaaacacaccaccacTCCTCTGTTACCCTAAATCGATCAACAAAAATCTACTGTGGGGTTTGAGCTGAGGCACTCGCTTTATCCcccccacaatccaaagacatgtttGTAAAGTCTCCCTGTGACAGCTCTGTGAAGGACTGTCCAGGTGACCTTTTTTATGCTTCTAACATTGTTGAGTGGCAATTTTGCGTTTGTTAAACATTTATCTAAAAGTTTATTTCAGCTGCTTACTTAATCCAACCACAGCAGATGGCTCTGCATGTGTCATCTGGCAGATTTTAAAGATAACTCACAACAGGGATTGGActtgtttgacatttttattgtggcaatacaaatacacagtttACTTTGACTTCTGGCTCTGTGCCTGTGCCTTGAGCACCTTGACAACGATCTTCTGCTCCTCAATCAGGAAAGCACGCTTGATCCTAAGAATAAAAGCAAAGTAGAGCATTTAACATAATGtgtcagctgttcacagcttacaaaaaaagtttgtattttCAGCGCCTTCAAAACGAAGTCTGGGCAGAAACGAGGCCAACGCCCGAATCAGTCCCATTTTCTCTGCAAGAAGAGTCAGGAGATGAAGggaagtgcatttttttttttttttacctgtcacGCACACACTTGGCGCACATGGATCCTCCGTAGGCCCTGCTAACGTGCTTCTTGGTCTTGGAGAGCCTCATCAAAACTTGAGGTCTAACAGCGCGAATCTgtaagagcacacacacacagggctgttgagaacaacagagtaACAAGTAATTgcacaaagacatttttagtGGTACAACCCGAGAAAAGCTTTGCCACCCACGTTAACAGTTTCTAACCTGCATGCTGAAAGCAATCAAACTGTGGCCTGTGTTTGCTTCTATATGCCAAAAGCATTCTGCTATCTTACTAACATGATTCGCTGGATTCAGACCTGCCTGCAGCGGATCACACAGCGCTGATGATACAAAGCTGTAGGGGTGAAGTGGAGCAAGAGCGGGATTGATACACACTCCTATACGAATGACGGTCACTACAGTGCTGGCAGGGCTCGAGTTTTTAATACGACCATAGAAAGATCCTGTAGTAATCTGATTTAAAACTGCAGTTGTACTACACTTTATACACCAAGCATTTTCCTGCATCGAGAAACCTCAAATTTGATCACAAGTCTGGGTTTCATTTACTGAAGAGCAGTAGCAGGgtacattcattttatttatttatttactttaaaaacgGCTAAAACACACTATGCAAATTATTCACAGGTGTTAGTGAAAACCCTTTCTGAACCAGGAAA
It includes:
- the rpl34 gene encoding large ribosomal subunit protein eL34 — translated: MVQRLTYRRRLSYNTASNKTRLSRTPGNRIVYLYTKKVGKAPKSACGICPGRLRGIRAVRPQVLMRLSKTKKHVSRAYGGSMCAKCVRDRIKRAFLIEEQKIVVKVLKAQAQSQKSK